The sequence GGTCCGCTGACCTGCAGCGGGGCGCCTCCGATGGCGCCCGCCACGATGCCACCGACAACGGCGGCGACCAACCCCGCCAGCAGCGGGGCCCCGGACGCCGCGGCGATGCCGAGCGACAGCGGGATGGCGATCAGGAACACGACGATGGACGCCGGCAAGTCCCGGCGCAACAACTGCGTCAAGTAGGACATACGCCCAAAATACCGAAATTTAGTTACTCAGTGATTATTAGACGCGCACTCTCAGGTAAAACACAGCAATCTCTACGGCCACTCTCTCAGCTCGCGGCCAACATCGCACACCGTGTGCGGCACCGGCACGAAAATGCTCCAGAAATGACGAAAGGGGTCGCGCAGCTCTTTCCCCGAAAATAGGGAAAAAGCCACGCGACCCCGATGGGTCACCGACCGGCCGTCAGGCCTTCCAGACGTCCTTGTTCGATTCGTACATGTCGCGCAGGATCATCGGCACGTCGTACGTCACCTTCCAGTCCGGGTAGTGCTCCTCGAACCGGGCGGTGCTGCTGATCCACCACTGGTGGTCGCCGGTCCGGTTCTCCGGCACGTACTCGGTGTCGGCGGGCCGGCCGGCGATCTCCGAGGCCAGCGCGAACGCCTCCAGCACGCTGCAGTTCGAGGTGCGGCCGCCGCCCATGTTGTACACCTCGGCGACGCGCGGCGCGGCGTGGAACGCCTCGAACGCCGCCACCAGGTCGTGCGAGTGGATCGCGTCGCGGACCTGCTTGCCCTGGTAGCCGAAGATCCGGTACTTGCGCTGCTCCATCACGCAGCGCATCACGTACGCCAGGAACCCGTGCAGCTCGGCCGCCGAGTGACCGGGACCGGTCAGCGTGCCGCCGCGGAACACCGCGGTCGGCATGTCGAAGTAGCGGCCGTACTCCTGCACCATCACGTCGGCGGCGACCTTGCTGGCCCCGAAGATCGAGTGCAGGCTGCTGTCGATGGTCATCGTCTCGTCGATGCCGCCGTACCACTTGTGGTCCTCCGGCAGCTCCCAGCGGGTCTCCTTCTCGACCAGCGGCAACGAGTTCGGCGTGTCGCCGTACACCTTGTTGGTCGAGGTGAAGATGAACGGCGCGTCGATCGCGTGCCGGCGGGTCGCCTCGAGCATGTTGATCGTGCCGACCGCGTTCACGTCGAAGTCGGTGAACGGCTCGCGGGCCGCCCAGTCGTGGCTCGGCTGCGCGGCGGCGTGGATCACCAGGCCGATGTTCTTCCCCAGCTTGGCGAAGAGCGCGTCCAGCCCGTCCCGGTCCCGGATGTCCAGCGAGTGGTGGGTGTAGCGGCTGCCGATCTCCCTGGTCAGCCGCTCCAGGTTCCACTTGGTGGAGCCGTCGGCGCCGAAGAAGTAGCCCCGCATGTCGTTGTCGACACCGACCACGTCCATGCCGAGCGCGGCGAAGTGCCGGACCGACTCGGATCCGATCAGACCGGCCGAGCCGGTGATGACGACGACGCTGCCCATCAGGACCTCCGCGGGATGTGGGTGCCGACGCCCGAGGTTACCGGTAGGCCGGAAGTCCCGGAGCCACCGCCCGGGCTTCAACGATCACCATGCTTGGCGAGAGCTCGAAATGGGCACGTCACAGATCTGCCACATCCGATGGGAAGGCTCCGGCGATACGCACGCTATGCCGGAACTAGTACAGCAGAGGCGGTCGTGATGACGGAGTCCCTTCCGGCACTTGATCCCCCCATGTCCGAGACGGACGCTCTGACCCTGGGCGTGGAGGAGGAGCTCCACGTCGTCGACCTGGCCACCCGGGAGCTGGTCCCGCGGGCCCCCGAGGTGCTCGACCAGCTCGACCCGCAACACTTCTCGGCCGAGCTGCACCGCACCGTCGTGGAGACGAACACCCCGGTCAGCGCCACCCTGGACGGCCTGCGCGAGGGCATCGCGGCCCGCCGCCGGGCGGCCATCGGCGTCGCCGAGTCGCTCGGGCTGGGCCTGGTCGCGGCGGGCACGGTGCCGCTGGTCGACCTGGACGCGCTGTCGGTCACCCCGACCAGCCGTTACCGCCGGATGCTGCACGAGTACCAGATGCTGGTCCGTGAGCAGCTGATCTGCGGTGCGCAGGTGCACGTCGGGGTGCCGGACGCCGACGAGGCGGTCGCGGTGGCCCAGCGCGTCACGCCGGCGCTGCCGGTGCTGCTGGCCCTCTCCACCAGCTCGCCGTACTGGATGGGCGAGGACTCCGGGTACGCCAGCGCCCGCTCCCTGGTCTGGACCCGCTGGCCGACCGCCGGCGACAGCGGCGTGCTGCACTCCGCCCAGGAGCACGACATGCTGGTCAACGACCTGATCGCGTCCGGGACGATCAGCGACCCGAAGATGGTCTACTTCGACGTCCGGCCGTCCGCGCACGTGCCCACCGTGGAGCTGCGGGTCACCGACGCCTGCCCGGACGTGGACACCGTCGTGCTGCTCGCCGGGCTGTTCCGGGCCCTGGTCCGGCGCGCCCGGCTGGAGCACCGGGCCGGCCTTCCGCTGCCGGCCGCCCGGCCACCGCTGCACCGGGCGGCGATGTGGCGGGCGGCCCGCTCCGGTCTGGAGGGCGACCTGCTCGACCTGCCCCGCTCCCCGATCCCGGTGCCGGCCGCCGTCGCCGTCGAGCGCCTGGTCGGCGACCTGCGGCCGCATCTGGAGGCGCTGGGCGACTGGGAGCAGGTCTTCGACCTGTCCGCGCGGGCGCTCAGCCGGGGCAGTTCGGCGTCGCGGCAGCGGCGCGCGCTGGCCCGCCGCGGCCGGATCGCCGACGTGGTCGATCTGCTGGTGACCGACACCCGGGGCGGCGCGACCGGGCCGCTGCGGGACGGGATGCTGGCGCCGGCCCGGCTCAGCCCGTACGCGGCCGCCGGGGACGAGGCCTTCCCGGGCGAGATCGCCGCGGAGTACGCCGGGATCGTGCCGGTGCTCACCGCGCTCGGCGCGACCGGGCTGCGGCAGCGCGAGGACGCCCGGGACGAGCAGCAGCGGGCCAACGGGGTGACGTTCAGCGTGGCCGGCGAGGCGGCCACCCGGCTGTTCCCGTTCGACCTGGTGCCCCGGGTGGTCCCGGCGGCCGACTGGAGCGCGTTGCGGGCCGGGCTGGCCCAGCGGGTCCGGGCCCTGAACGCGTTCCTCGCCGACGTCTACGACGACCGGCAGATCGTGGCCGACGGGATCGTGCCGGGGTGGGTCGTCGACGGCTCCCCCGAGTTGCGGGCCAGCGGAGCGCTGGTCGGCGCGCCCGGGGTGCGCGCCCAGGTGGCCGGAGTGGACCTGGTCCGGGACGCGGACGGCCGGTGGTGCGTGCTGGAGGACAACCTGCGGGTGCCGTCCGGGATCGCCTACGCCATGCAGAACCGCCGCCTCACCGAGAGCATCCTGCCCGAGCTGCCCCGGCCCCGGAACCTGATCCCGGTCGAGGACACGCCGCGGCTGCTCCGGCAGGCGCTGCTGGCCGCGGCCGGCCCGGCCGCCGGCGACGACCCGGCGCTGGTCGTGCTCAGCCAGGGACCGGACGACTCGGCCTGGTTCGAGCACCGGATGCTGGCCGAGGCGATGGACGTGCCGGTGGTGCGCAGCATCGAGCTGTTCGTCGACGACGGCCGGGTGTACCGGCTGCGCGACGGCAAGCGGTATCCGGTGGACGTGATCTACCTGCGGATGGGCGAGGACAGTCTGGTGCACTCGCCCGGCGCGGACGGGATGCCGCTCGGGCCGAGCCTGGTCTCGGCGGTGCACGCGCGGACCGTCACGCTGGCCAACGCGCTGGGCAACGGGATCGGCGACGACAAGGCGGTCTACGCGTACGTCCCCCGCATGATCGAGTACTACCTGGGCGAGAAACCGCTGCTGGCCGATGTGCCGACGTATCTGTGCGGGCTCGCCGACCAGCGCGCCGAGGTGCTGTCCCGGCTGGACGAACTGGTCTGCAAGCCGGTCGACGGGTACGGCGGGGACCGGATCGTGATCGGCCCGCACGCGACCGCCGGCGAGCTGGACGCGCTGCGCCGGCAGATCCGTGCCGCTCCGCACCGCTGGGTGGCGCAGGAGCTGGTCCGGCTCTCCACCCACCCGGTCTTCGACGGCCACCAGTTCGCGCCCCGGCACGTGGACCTGCGCGCGTTCGTGTTCACCGGCGACCGCCCGGTGGTCGCGCCGGCCGCGCTGACCCGGGTGGCCCCGGCCGGCAGCATGATCGTCAATTCGTCGCGGGGCGGCGGCTCGAAGGACACCTGGTTGATCGCAGAGGGAGGCATGTGATGTGTGGCATCGCCGGTGAGATCCGGTACGGCGAGCGGCCCGCGGACGCCGAGGCGGTCCGCCGGATGCTGCCCTGCCTGCAGTCGCGGGGCCCGGACGGGGAGGGGCTGTGGGAACACGGGCGGCTGGCCTTCGGGCACCGCCGTCTGCGGATCATCGACCTGAGCGACAACGGCCGCCAGCCGATGACCGACGACGAGCTCGGCCTGACCGTGGTCTTCAACGGCTGCGTCTACAACTACCGGCAGCTGCGCGAGGAGTTGCAGGGGCACGGCTACCGGTTCTTCTCCACCTCGGACACCGAGGTGATCCTGAAGGCGTACCACCGGTGGGGCGCGGACTGTGTCTCCCGCCTGTTCGGGATGTTCGCCTTCGCGGTGGCCGAGCACGCCAGCGGGACGGTCACCCTGGCCCGCGACCGGCTCGGGATCAAGCCGATGTACCTGGCCGAGGCGCCGGGGCGGCTGCGGTTCGCCTCGACGCTGCCGGCGCTACTGGCCGCCGGCGGAGTGGAGACCACGATCGACAAGGTGGCGTTGCAGCACTACATGACGTTCCACTCGGTGGTGCCGGCGCCGCGGACGATCCTCTCCGGGATCCGCAAGCTGCCGCCCGCCACGGTCCGGGTGATCAAGGCGGACGGCACGGCCTCGGAGCGCGTCTACTGGACCGCGTCGTTCGAACGGACCCGCGAGATGGGCCGCGACGAGTGGGCGCACGCGGTGCGGGAGAAACTCGACCTCGCCGTGCAGCGGCGGATGGTCGCCGACGTGCCGGTGGGCGTGCTGCTCTCCGGCGGGCTCGACTCCAGCCTCATCGTGGCGCTGCTGGCGCGGCGGGGCCAGCCCGGGCTGACCACGTTCAGCATCGGGTTCGAGCCGGCCGGCGGCGAGAGCGGTGACGAGTTCGTCTACTCGGACCTGATCGCCAAGCGGTTCGGCACCGAGCACCACCAGATCCGGATCGGACACGACCGGTTCCTGCCGGCCGTGGACCGTACCGTCGCGGCGATGAGCGAGCCGATGGTCAGCCACGACTGCATCGCGTTCCACCTGCTCAGTGAGGACGTGGCGAAGCATGTCAAGGTCGTACAATCTGGCCAGGGCGCGGACGAGATCTTCGCCGGTTACAGCTGGTATCCACCCCTCGCCGGCGTGCCCCGGGAGCAGGCCGTCGAGGCGTACGCGAAGGAGTTCTTCGACCGGTCGCACGCGGCCCTCGCCGGGCAGCTCAACCCGGCCTGGCACCTGGACCGCGACGAGGCCCTCCAGTTCGTGGCGGACAGTTTCGGTCGTCCCGGCGCGACCACCGCGGTCGATGCGGCGCTGCGGCTCGACTCGCAGGTGATGCTGGTCGACGATCCGGTCAAACGGGTGGACAACATGACTATGGCGTGGGGGCTGGAGGCGCGCGTACCCTTCCTCGATCACGAACTGGTGGAGCTCGCCGCGGCCTGCCCGCCCGAGCTGAAACTCGCCTCGGACGGCAAGGGGGTGCTCAAGGACGCGGCGCGCGGTCTGGTGCCGGACGAGGTGATCGACCGCACCAAGGGCTACTTCCCGGTGCCGGGCATCCGGCACCTGCAGGGCCCGATGCTGGCGAAGGTCCGCGACGCGCTGCACGCGCCGGCGGCCCGCGACCGCGGGCTGTTCCGGCCGGAGTACGTCGAGGCGCTGCTCGCCGACCCGAACACCCCGCGCACCACGCTCGGGGCCAACCAGCTGTGGCAGCTCGCGCTGCTGGAGATGTGGTTGCAGGACAAACAGATCTAGGGGGACGTCGTGACCGGTCAGTTCAGGCGCGCCGACGTGACCGTACTGCCGGCCTTCCGCCCGCGGGCCGCCGACCTGGCGTCGGAGATCGCCGGGAACTGGTCACCGGCGCTGTCGCCGGACGGGCGGCACGCGGCGTACGTCTCCGACCGCGGCGGGATCCCGGCCGTGTGGGTGCAGCCGATCGGCAGCGAGCTGGCCTTCCAGATCCCCTTCGAGCACCCGGTGTCCGAGGTGGCCTGGTCCTCCGGCGGTGGCTGGCTGGCCTGCCAGGTCGCTCCGGGCGGCGCGCCCCGGCACGAGGTGTGGCTGGTGCGGCCGGACGGCTCCGACCCGCACCAGGTGGGCGGGTTCGGCGCGGACACCGCCGACAACATGCGCTGGCTGCCCGGATGGCCGGTGCTCGCCCTCACCGAGAACCTGACCACCGCGGTGCTCGTCGACGTGGTGGCCGGGACCCGGACGGTGGTCGTCGAGGACGAGCTGGTCGCGCTCTGCGACGTGGACCCGTCCGGGCGCGCCGCGCTGCTGCGCTACGGCCCGCGCGGCGCGCGGCGCATCGTGCTGCGCGACCTGGCCGCCGGCACCGAGACCACGATCGCCCGGGGCGAGCAGGCGGTCTTCAGCCCGGGCGGCGGCTGCGTGTACGCGCGCAGCGAGGACGGCGAGTTCCCGGCCCTGATCCGGGTCGCCGGCGGCGCGACCGAGGTGCTGGCGTCCGGACCCGCCGAGGTGGAGTCGTTCGCGGTGACCGCGGACGGGCGGACCGCCGCGGTGCTGTGGAACGTCCGGGGCGGGGAGTCCGCCCTGGAGCTGCTCGACCTCGACCATGCCGCGCCGTCCGCCGGGCGGTCGGTCACCGTGCCGCTGCCCGGGACCGTGATCTCCGGACTGAGCTGGAGCTTCGACGGGTCCACACTGGCCTTCACCGCGGAGGGGCCGGGCCAGCCGCACGGGGTCTGGGCCTGCGACCGGGACGGCTCCGGGCTACGGGCGATCTCCGCCGAGCCGGCCGCGGCCGACGCGGTGCACCCGAGCCTGGAGAAGATCACCGCGCACGACGGGCTCACCCTGACCGGGTGGCTGTTCAGCCCGCCCGGCGACGGTCCGCACCCGACGGTGGTCTGGCTGCACGGCGGGCCGGAGGCGCAGGAACGCCCGGGGCACGGGCCGCTGTTCCAGACGCTGGTGCGGCACGGGATCGCGGTCCTCGCGCCGAACGTACGCGGGTCGTCCGGGTTCGGCCGCACGTTCGTGAACGCGGACAACGGCGCGCTGCGGTACGCCGCGATCGAGGACGTCCGCTCCTGCGTGCGGTACCTGCGAGAGGCCGGGATCGCCGGGCGCGTCGGTGTGATGGGCCGCTCCTACGGGGGCTATCTGACGCTGGCGGCGCTGTGCGCGTACCCGGAGCTGTTCGACGTCGGCATCGACGTCTGCGGCATGTCGAACTTCGCGACCTTCTACGAGCACACCGAACCGTGGATCGCGGCCGCCGCGATCAGCAAGTACGGCGACCCGGAGAAGGACGCGGAGCTGCTGCGCGACCTGTCGCCGATCCACCGGATCGACCGGCTACGGGCGCCGCTGATGGTGGTGCACGGCGAGAACGACAGCAACGTGCCGGTGATCGAGGCGGAGCAGGTGGTGGCCGCGCTGGCCGCGCGCGGCGTCGGGCACCGGTACCTGCTGTTCCCCGGCGAGGGGCACGAGCTGCTGCACCGCTCGTCGCGGGCCACGTACCTGCGGGAGACGACCGCCTGGCTCACCACCCACCTGCGCTCCTGACCGCCACCGCCTCACCGGAGTCCGAGCACCAGCACGCCGCCACCGCCTCACAGCATCAGGCCCAGCACCAGCACGAGCAGGAGACCGCACGCGGCGACGGCCGCGCCCGCCGACCGCATCTCACTGCCCGGCGGGCCGGTCGAGGCGCTGCTCCAGTCGTTCGATCCGCTCGATCAGCGGCTGGAGCGCGGTGGCCAGCAGCGCGGCCGGGTCCCCGGACGGCGGGGCGCCGGCGGCGCCCGGCTGCGCGGCACCGGCGGCGGTGTTCGCCCGCAGGTGGCGGTAGCCGGCCAGGGCGGAGGCGACCGCCCGGCGGGTCAGGCGCGGCTCGGCGCCGGCCGCGCGCAGCACCCGGCCGGCCGCCCCGTCCGGCTCGGTGACCAGGCCGAGCAGCAGATGCTCGCAACCCACGTAGTTGTGCCCGAGGCCGACCGCCTCACCGACCGCGAGCTCCAGCGCGCCGGCCGCCGGGCTGCTGAAGCGCACGCCCGGACCCGGGCCGGCAGGCTCGTCGCCCGGCTCCCGCTCCAGCTCACGGGCCAGCCGCGCCGGCTCGATGTCGAGCGCCTCGAGCACGTGCAGGGCCAGGTTGGTGCCCTCCTCGATCATGGCGCCGAGCAGGTGCCCGGTGCCCACGCAGGACAGCGACACGGCGCGGGCGCGCTCGACGGCCAGCCCGAGCACGGTGCGGCCGCGGCCGGTCATCAGCGGGAAGCGCTCCTCCAGGTCGGCGCCGGACAGTTCGCTCAGTGAGGTCTCCCGGATCGCGGTGACCCGGCGCACCGCCTGCTCCAGAGCCCGCTGGCAGATCGCGGAGACCGGCAGGCCGGTCTCGCGGACCGCCTCGGCCAGCTCGTCCGGCAGATACACGTTGATCTTGGGCATCCCGCATCCCTCCGCCATCTTGGGGTTATGATGCTATACCCCCCTTGGGGTTACACACAATGGCGGCAGTGGCAAAGGGCACGTTGCCGCGCGCCGAGCTGCGGAGAAGGCTGGAAACGCAACTGCTGACGCGCGAGTGGAAGGCAGCACCACATGTCCCTGCGACCCGGAGCCCGGGCCTGGGCGGTGTGGGCCGCGGGCCTCGCCGCGTACGTCATCGCCGTCCTGCACCGCACCTCGCTGGGCGTCGCCGGGCTGGACGCGCAGCACCGCTTCGACGTCGGCGCGGGCGCACTCGCCAGCTTCGCGGTGCTGCAACTGCTCGTCTACGCCGCCCTGCAGATCCCGGTCGGCGTGCTGCTGGACCGATTCGGATCACTGCGAATGGTGGCCGGCGGGGCGCTCGCCATGACGGCCGGGCAGACCCTGATGGCCTTCGCCGACGACATCACCGGCGCGGTCGTGGCCCGGATCCTGGTCGGCGCCGGCGACGCGATGACCTTCATCAGCGTGCTGCGCCTGGTCCCGTACTGGTTCCCGGCGCGGCGGGTGCCGGTGATCAGCCAGCTGACCGGGCTGGTCGGGCAGCTCGGGCAGGTCATCTCCGCCGTGCCGCTGGCCGCCCTGCTGGCCGGGGCCGGCTGGTCCGCCGCCTTCCTCGGCGCCGCCGGCGCGGGGCTGTTCGTCGCGCTGGTGGCGCTGGCCACCCTGCGCGACACCCCGGAGCACCGGATCAGCAGCGGCAACCCGATCAGCATCCGGCGGCTCGGCGCCGACCTGAGCGGCGCCTGGCAGCACCCGGGCACCCGGCTCGGGCTCTGGACGCACTTCACCACCCAGTTCACCGGCACGGTGTTCGCCCTGATGTGGGGTATCCCGTTCCTGATCGCCGGAGAGGGGCTGACCCGCGGGCAGGCCGGCACGCTGCTCACCGTCTTCGTGATCACCGGCATGGCCGCCGGGCCGCTGCTCGGCACCCTCGTCCAGCGGTACCCGCTGCGCCGGTCGCTGCTGGTGTTCGGCATCGTCGGGATCAACCTGGGCGCCTGGGCGCTGGTGCTGCTGTGGCCCGGACGGGCCCCGCTGCCGGTGCTGACGCTGCTGGTGGTCGCGCTCGGCTCGGGCGGCCCCGGCTCGATGATCGGCTTCGACTACGCCCGTACCTTCAACCCGCCGCACCGCCTGGGCACCGCGACCGGCGTGGTCAACATCGGCGGGTTCGTCGCCTCGCTGCTGACCATCGAGCTGATCGGGCTGATCCTGGACGCCCGCACCGGCGGCCGTGCCGACTATCACATCGCCGACTTCCGGATCGCGATGTCGGTGCAGTTCGCGGTCGCCGCGGTCGGCCTGGCCGGCATCCTGCGGACCCGCAGACTCACCCGCCACCACCTCGCGCGGGAGGAGGGACTCGTGGTCCGGCCGCTGCGGGCGGCGCTGGCCGAGCGGCGGGGTTTAGCGACCGGCCGAGCGGTAAAGGCGGAAAGCTGGCGCGATTGAGAGGGGGCACATGACCGAGCACGCGCAACCCCGGCCCTGGGCCGGCATCGACATCCCGAAGACCATCGCCGGCACCCTGGCCGCGGTCTCCGCCGCGGTGGTGGGCTCGTTCCTCGGCGTGGCCGGCACCCTGATCGGCGCCGCGGTGGCCAGCCTGGTCAGCTCGATCGGCACCGAGGTCTACCACCGCTACCTGGAGCGGGGCACGAAGAAGCTGCAGGCCGCGTTCGTCACCGCGCCGGCCGCGGTCGGCACGCCCGAGGTGGCCGCCGCCCCACAACCACCGTCCGAGGAGCCGCAACCGGCCGCCGCGCCCCGGCGGATCCGCTGGAAGCGGGTCGCCCTGGTGGCCGGTGGGCTGTTCGTGCTCGCGATGGGCACCCTCACCGCGGCGGAACTGCTGGCCGGCCGGTCCGCCGCGGATGCCACCGGCGGCCGCGGCAGCGGGGCGCCCACGGTGCTGAACTGGACCGGCGACCACCGCGCCGACGAGGACCGGCAGGACCGCGCGCCGGCGCCGTCGAGCACGCCGACCGTCACGCGGACGACCGGGAGCACCCCGGACGCGCCGGCCGGCAGCGGCACGCCGGCCACCACCGGGCCGGCCCCGCAGCAGACCACCGAGGCCCCGGCCGAGCCGACGCCGACCGGCGGCACGGAGCCCGGCGGCACCGAGCCCGACGGACAGACCGGGGACACCGGGGACACCGGGGACACCGGGGACACCGGGGACGGCGACACCGGGACCGGTGACGGCGGCTCCGGCGACACCGGCACCGACCCGGGCTCCGGCACGGATCAGCAGGGAACCGCCGACCAACCGCAGCAGTAGGAGGGAGCACGGGGATGGACGCGAAGGGCGTTCTCCGGGACGCGTACGGCCGCCTGCCCGACCTGGTCGGCGGCGCGGTCGACGGCCTCACACCGCAGCAGCTGCGCTGGGCGCCCCGACCCGGCGCGAACTCGATCGGCTGGCTGGTCTGGCACCTCACCCGGGTGCAGGACAGCCACCTCGCCGAACTGCTCGGCGCCGATCAGGTCTACACCGGCGCCGACTGGGCCGGCCGCTTCGGCCGCAAACCGGACCCGTCCGACACCGGCTACGGGCACACCGCCGCCGACGTGGCCGCGGTCGTCCCGGAGAGCGCGCGGGCACTGACCGATTACTACCAGGCTGTACACGACCGGACCATGACGTACCTGGACGGCCTCACCGACGCCGACCTGGACCGGGTCGTCGACCGGAACTGGGACCCGCCGGTCACCCTCGGCGTCCGCCTGGTCAGCGTGTACGACGACGACGCGCAGCACGTGGCCCAGGCCGCCTACCTGCGCGGGCTGCTGCCCGGCGACGTGTGACGGCCAGGCGCCGCCCGGCGGGCGGGCGGCGCCGACACCGCACTTCCTGCCGGCGCGACATCCCCCGCGCCACCCCTACCGCACTTCCTGCCGGCGCGACGTCCTACAGCGGCGCCGCTCAGGACGCCTCCAGGACCGTCCTGATCTCGGCGATGCCGCGTTCCACCCGGGCCCGGACCGCGCCCGCCAGCGCGTGCGGAAGCACGTCGGTGGTCCACACCACCCGGGTGACGCCGCCGGACTCGACCACCTGGAAACTCGCGTGGTGACGGGTCAGCGGGAGCGCCGACCCGTCGATCACCGAGTACGCCAGGCGGCGCAGCCCGTGATCGACCGCGATGATCAGCTCCCGGATGCGCGACCCGTCCGGCATGGTCAGGATCCGGATGTCACCGTCCATCTCGACGGCGGACACCCGGCCCGGGAGCAGCCGCTCGTGCACCGCCGCGACGTCGGCGATCGCCGCCCACGCCTGTGCCGCCGGAACACCGACGACCGTCTCCACCGCAACCGTGGCCATCCCCCACCCCTCCTGTCCGCCGGAACGCTACCGCGGGCCGAGCGCGCCGAGCAGCTCGGCCGCGTCGGCCGCCTGCCACGGCTCGTCCGGCCGGCCGGTCACGGTGAGCGCGAGCGAGCCCTCGGCGGGGTGGCCGGGGACGTAGCCGCCGAGCGTGTCCGCGTCGACGACCGCG is a genomic window of Actinoplanes teichomyceticus ATCC 31121 containing:
- a CDS encoding SRPBCC family protein — protein: MATVAVETVVGVPAAQAWAAIADVAAVHERLLPGRVSAVEMDGDIRILTMPDGSRIRELIIAVDHGLRRLAYSVIDGSALPLTRHHASFQVVESGGVTRVVWTTDVLPHALAGAVRARVERGIAEIRTVLEAS